The following coding sequences lie in one Lolium perenne isolate Kyuss_39 chromosome 2, Kyuss_2.0, whole genome shotgun sequence genomic window:
- the LOC127331360 gene encoding xylan O-acetyltransferase 7 — protein sequence MAQLRRKSPFAAAAPAEAAKQDEEEEAPARRHRAPLSLAGLLVSIFLVATFLYNEQVAVVRPPAAADADAAGGDFPLAGAVRARSAPDLRLLQDDHHRRVNSRSQPEQEDHEEEHHDAQQQEQQEQVGREAEEQRTAEPARLVVDAPARADKRAAVAAMTAAPPSNSSIESGAASVVAEPPACNVYQGWWTYDAEGTQAPLYREPECEFLTEQVTCMRNGRRDDSYQRWRWQPSSCDLPRFDARALLERLRNKRLMFVGDSLNRNQWESMVCLVQSAIPSREHKSLAKFVGPNGSLNVFTATEYNATVEFYWAPFLVQSNSDDPQVHSVVDRIIAWRSIVKHAKHWRSADYLVFNTYIWWLNTFEMKVLKNPRVSSRYTLVDRPVAYREVLKTWAKWVDRHIDPKRTKVFFMGMSPNHHMPDAWGASPDAVKCAMETQPILNHTGPLYVGTDWRLHDAAEGVLRSMHRVPVHLVDITALSEYRKDAHTSVHTLRQGKLLTPEQQADPRHYADCIHWCLPGLPDTWNHFLYTQIVSGTPLLSSS from the exons ATGGCGCAGCTGCGCCGGAAGTCGCcgttcgcggcggcggcgccggcggaggCCGCGAagcaggacgaggaggaggaggcgcccgCGCGCAGGCACCGGGCGCCGCTCTCGCTCGCGGGCCTCCTCGTCTCCATCTTCCTCGTCGCGACCTTCCTCTACAACGAGCAGGTCGCCGTCGTCAggccccccgccgccgccgacgccgacgcGGCGGGCGGGGACTTCCCGCTCGCGGGCGCCGTGCGCGCCCGGTCCGCCCCCGACCTCCGCCTCCTCCAGGACGACCACCACCGCCGGGTCAACTCCCGCTCCCAGCCAGAGCAGGAGGACCACGAAGAGGAGCACCACGATgcgcagcagcaggagcagcaggaGCAGGTGGGGAGGGAAGCGGAGGAGCAGCGTACGGCCGAGCCGGCCCGCCTCGTGGTGGACGCGCCCGCCAGAgcggacaagcgcgccgccgtcgCTGCCATGACGGCCGCGCCTCCTAGCAACAGCAGCATCGAGAGCGGGGCGGCCAGCGTGGTGGCGGAGCCGCCGGCGTGCAACGTGTACCAGGGCTGGTGGACGTACGACGCGGAGGGCACCCAGGCGCCGCTGTACCGGGAGCCCGAGTGCGAGTTCCTGACGGAGCAGGTCACCTGCATGCGCAACGGCCGCCGCGACGACTCGTACCAGCGCTGGCGGTGGCAGCCCTCCTCCTGCGACCTCCCCAG GTTCGACGCGCGGGCGCTGCTGGAGCGGCTGCGGAACAAGCGGCTGATGTTCGTGGGGGACTCGCTGAACCGGAACCAGTGGGAGTCCATGGTGTGCCTGGTGCAGTCGGCGATCCCGTCGCGGGAGCACAAGTCTCTGGCCAAGTTCGTCGGGCCCAACGGCTCCCTCAACGTGTTCACGGCCACCGAGTACAACGCGACGGTGGAGTTCTACTGGGCGCCCTTCCTGGTGCAGTCCAACTCCGACGACCCGCAGGTGCACAGCGTCGTCGACAGGATCATCGCATGGCGCTCCATCGTCAAGCACGCCAAGCACTGGCGGAGCGCCGACTACCTCGTTTTCAACACATACATCTGGTGGCTCAACACGTTCGAGATGAAAGTCCT CAAGAACCCGAGGGTGTCGAGCAGGTACACGCTGGTGGACCGCCCGGTGGCGTACCGGGAGGTGCTCAAGACCTGGGCCAAGTGGGTGGACAGGCACATCGACCCCAAGAGAACCAAGGTCTTCTTCATGGGCATGTCGCCCAATCACCACAT GCCTGACGCGTGGGGAGCGAGTCCGGACGCGGTGAAGTGCGCGATGGAGACGCAGCCGATCCTGAACCACACGGGGCCGCTGTACGTCGGGACGGACTGGCGGCTGCACGATGCCGCGGAGGGGGTGCTCCGCTCCATGCACCGTGTCCCCGTCCACCTCGTCGACATCACGGCGCTGTCCGAGTACCGCAAGGACGCGCACACCTCCGTCCACACGCTCCGGCAGGGGAAGCTGCTCACCCCCGAGCAGCAGGCCGACCCTCGACACTACGCTGACTGCATCCATTGGTGCCTCCCGGGGCTCCCCGACACCTGGAACCACTTCCTCTACACGCAGATCGTCTCAGGAACACCCCTCCTGTCGTCCTCCTAG
- the LOC127331359 gene encoding probable AMP deaminase produces MESNAYTLHLAVAALVGASFAAASAYYMHRKTLDQLLRFARSLDRDQRRRARLPPDGEDSDCDLTDGEDDRAPPARDYDRRTLPIPPGLPPLHTGREGKPTISPASKRVGSLVRPTTPKSSVPNVSTFESIEDSDDDVDLASDSKNDDAVYVGTNGAIGSDPVPVQASQNGDGKPVSSTNMIRSHSATGSLHGVQLNPIAADILRKEPEHETFSRINITAVETPSHDEIEAYKVLQKCLELREKYIFREEVAPWEKEIITDPSTPKPNPNPFNYEHQTKTEHHFEMVDGVVHLYPSKDSKERLYPVADATTFFTDMHYILRVLAAGDIRTVCHHRLNLLEQKFNLHLMVNADRELLAQKAAPHRDFYNVRKVDTHVHHSACMNQKHLLRFIKSKLRKEPDEVVIFRDGTYLTLKEVFESLDLTGYDLNVDLLDVHADKSTFHRFDKFNLKYNPCGQSRLREIFLKQDNLIQGRFLAELTKEVFADLEASKYQMAEYRISIYGRKKSEWDQMASWIVNNELYSDNVVWLIQIPRIYNVYREMGTINSFQNLLDNIFLPLFEVTIDPASHPQLHVFLEQVVGLDLVDDESKPERRPTKHMPTPEQWTNVFNPAYAYYVYYCYANLYTLNKLRDSKGMTTIKLRPHCGEAGDIDHLAAAFLTSHNIAHGVNLKKSPVLQYLYYLAQIGLAMSPLSNNSLFIDYHRNPFPTFFLRGLNVSLSTDDPLQIHLTKEPLVEEYSVAASLWKLSSCDLCEIARNSVYQSGFSHRLKSHWIGRNYYRRGPDGNDIHQTNVPHIRIEFRHNIWKEEMELIHFGNVELPEETDR; encoded by the exons ATGGAGTCCAACGCCTACACCCTCCACCTCGCCGTCGCGGCGCTCGTCGGCGCCTCCTTCGCCGCCGCGTCCGCCTACTACATGCACCGCAAGACCCTCGACCAGCTCCTCCGCTTCGCTCGCTCCCTCGACCGCGACCAGCGCCGCCGCGCCCGCCTGCCCCCCGACGGCGAGGACAGCGACTGCGACCTCACGGACGGGGAGGACGACCGCGCTCCCCCGGCCAGGGACTACGATCGCCGCACCCTGCCCATCCCGCCGGGGCTCCCGCCGCTGCACACCGGCCGAGAGG GCAAGCCGACTATTTCTCCTGCTTCAAAAAGAGTTGGCTCGCTGGTTAGACCAACCACACCAAAATCTTCTGTCCCTAATGTCAGTACATTTGAGAGCATCGAAGATTCTGATGATGATGTTGATCTGGCGTCGGACTCCAAAAATGATGACGCTGTTTATGTTGGCACAAATGGGGCTATT GGATCAGACCCCGTTCCTGTTCAAGCGAGTCAGAATGGGGATGGAAAACCAGTATCATCAACAAACATGATTAGATCTCACAGTGCAACTGGCAGTCTGCATGGGGTCCAGTTAAATCCAATAGCAGCTGATATACTTCGAAAGGAACCTGAACATGAAACATTCAGTAGGATAAACATTACAGCTGTTG AGACTCCTTCTCATGATGAAATTGAAGCGTACAAAGTTCTTCAGAAATGTCTGGAGCTACGAGAAAAGTACATCTTCAGAGAAGAAGTTGCTCCATGGGAGAAGGAAATCATAACTGATCCTAGTACCCCAAAACCTAACCCAAACCCATTCAATTATGAACATCAGACTAAAACCGAA CATCATTTTGAGATGGTTGATGGTGTTGTTCATCTATACCCCAGTAAAGATT CTAAAGAAAGACTATATCCAGTTGCTGATGCAACCACCTTCTTTACTGATATGCACTATATCCTTCGTGTGTTGGCTGCTGGGGATATCCGAACTGTGTGTCATCACCGTTTAAATCTTCTAGAGCAA AAATTTAATCTTCATTTGATGGTCAACGCGGACAGAGAACTGCTTGCTCAGAAAGCTGCACCTCACAGGGATTTCTACAATGTCAGGAAGGTTGATACTCATGTTCATCATTCTGCTTGCATGAATCAGAAGCATCTGCTGAGGTTCATTAAGTCAAAGTTAAGGAAAGAACCTGATGAG GTTGTTATTTTTAGAGATGGGACATATTTGACTCTGAAGGAGGTTTTTGAGAGTTTGGACTTGACTGG GTATGACCTCAATGTTGATCTCTTGGACGTGCATGCTGACAAGAGTACATTTCACCGCTTTGACAAGTTCAATTTGAAATATAATCCTTGTGGCCAATCTCGACTGAGGGAGATATTTCTTAAGCAGGACAACCTTATTCAAG GTCGCTTCCTTGCTGAGTTGACTAAAGAAGTGTTTGCTGACCTTGAAGCAAGCAAATACCAG ATGGCTGAGTATCGAATTTCTATTTATGGGAGAAAGAAAAGTGAGTGGGATCAGATGGCAAGCTGGATAGTGAATAATGAATTGTACAGCGACAATGTTGTCTGGTTAATTCAG ATTCCTCGGATTTACAATGTATACAGGGAGATGGGGACAATTAATTCATTTCAGAACCTCCTTGACAAcatttttcttcctctttttgaaGTAACCATTGATCCTGCTTCACATCCTCAGCTGCATGTTTTCTTAGAACAG GTTGTTGGTTTGGATTTGGTGGATGATGAAAGCAAACCAGAAAGGCGCCCAACAAAACACATGCCGACACCTGAGCAATGGACTAATGTTTTTAATCCAGCCTATGCATATTATGTATACTATTGTTATGCTAATCTGTACACACTGAACAAG CTTCGTGACTCCAAGGGCATGACAACAATCAAACTTCGTCCACACTGTGGGGAG GCTGGGGATATTGATCATCTTGCTGCAGCATTTCTCACTTCTCACAATATAGCTCACGGGGTGAATTTAAAGAAGTCCCCTGTTCTCCAGTACCTGTATTATCTTGCTCAG ATTGGTCTTGCGATGTCTCCTTTAAGCAACAACTCTTTGTTTATTGACTATCACCGGAACCCTTTCCCAACATTTTTTCTAAGAGGCCTTAATGTTTCTCTCTCAACTGATGACCCTTTGCAAATTCACCTAACAAAAGAACCTTTGGTTGAAGAATACAGTGTTGCTGCTTCG CTGTGGAAGCTAAGCTCATGCGACCTGTGTGAAATAGCTAGGAATTCTGTGTACCAGTCTGGTTTCTCTCATAGGCTGAAG TCCCATTGGATTGGTAGGAACTACTACCGGAGGGGTCCTGATGGCAATGACATCCACCAGACAAATGTTCCTCACATCAGGATTGAATTCCGTCACAAT ATATGGAAAGAAGAAATGGAATTAATTCATTTTGGAAATGTTGAACTACCAGAAGAAACCGATAGGTGA